In the Candidatus Rhodoblastus alkanivorans genome, one interval contains:
- the thiS gene encoding sulfur carrier protein ThiS, whose amino-acid sequence MKIVVNGETRDVRAPDLAALLAELDFPPELVATAVNETFIRAKERRICVLAEGDRVEILTPRQGG is encoded by the coding sequence ATGAAGATCGTGGTCAATGGCGAGACGCGCGACGTGCGCGCGCCTGATCTCGCCGCTCTGCTCGCCGAACTCGACTTCCCCCCCGAACTGGTGGCGACCGCCGTGAACGAGACTTTCATTCGCGCCAAGGAACGCCGGATCTGCGTGCTCGCCGAGGGCGACCGCGTCGAAATTCTCACGCCCCGTCAGGGAGGCTGA
- a CDS encoding aldose 1-epimerase family protein translates to MGRDDAGLCLSSGLEISSGVASARIALRGAELKSWRVGGLELIWPGDEKYWADSAPILFPVVGWTRDGVSVEGRRYPLGLHGFARGEEFSLIEQTADRVLLRLRANERTSTLYPFAFRIDVEYLLYNNVLKIILHVMNEGGAAMPFACGLHPGFNWPLPGASGEHFLRFDAEERAEVPIIAPGGLFSTRRRPIPLRGRELMLTPDLFEEALCFLDANSAGLEFAAAGGSSLRMELENFPHIALWSLSGAPFLCLEAWTGHGDPENFAGDLFAKPSMRILAPGESARSAASFLWRP, encoded by the coding sequence ATGGGTCGCGACGACGCGGGCCTTTGTTTGAGCAGCGGACTGGAAATCTCGTCCGGCGTCGCTTCGGCCCGCATCGCCTTGCGGGGCGCCGAGCTGAAAAGCTGGCGCGTCGGCGGGCTGGAGCTGATCTGGCCGGGCGACGAAAAATATTGGGCGGATTCGGCGCCGATCCTTTTTCCCGTCGTCGGCTGGACGCGCGACGGCGTTTCGGTGGAGGGAAGGCGTTACCCGCTCGGCCTCCATGGCTTCGCGCGCGGCGAGGAATTTTCGCTCATCGAACAGACGGCGGACCGCGTCCTGCTGCGGCTGCGCGCCAATGAGCGGACGAGCACGCTTTATCCATTCGCCTTCAGGATTGATGTAGAATATCTTCTTTATAACAATGTATTGAAGATTATTCTTCATGTCATGAACGAGGGCGGCGCCGCCATGCCCTTCGCTTGCGGCCTGCATCCCGGCTTCAACTGGCCGCTGCCCGGCGCGAGCGGCGAACATTTTTTGCGCTTCGACGCCGAGGAGCGCGCCGAGGTTCCGATCATCGCGCCGGGCGGGTTGTTCTCGACGCGGCGCCGTCCTATTCCGCTGCGCGGCCGCGAGCTTATGCTGACCCCGGACCTGTTCGAGGAGGCCTTGTGCTTTCTCGACGCCAACAGCGCCGGGCTGGAATTCGCCGCCGCAGGCGGGTCCAGCCTGCGCATGGAGCTGGAGAATTTTCCCCATATCGCTTTGTGGTCGCTTTCCGGCGCCCCCTTCCTCTGCCTCGAAGCCTGGACCGGCCATGGCGACCCTGAGAATTTTGCTGGCGACCTGTTCGCCAAGCCGTCGATGCGGATCCTGGCGCCGGGCGAAAGCGCCCGCAGCGCCGCAAGTTTTCTTTGGCGCCCATGA
- a CDS encoding Glu/Leu/Phe/Val family dehydrogenase: MTDDRASAFRSGISYVHPEPAGPWGTFLEQIERVTPHLGALAKMAETLRRPKRTLIVDVPIEMDDGSIGHFEGFRIQHNLARGPGKGGVRFHPGVTLEEVMALAGWMTIKNAAVNLPFGGAKGGVRLDPKKLSRKEIEHVTRRYTSEIGGIIGPQQDIPAPDVNTDAQIMAWMMDTYAMNTGLASTGVVTGKPINLGGSLGRAPATGRGVFVIGRDAIRRLNMAMEGARIAIQGFGNVGATTAELFAEARAKIVAVQDSRGAVANPSGLPVAELVAHARKNSGVAHFPHGETIDREAFWDIPCDVLIPAALEGQLTAARANRIKARLVLEGANGPTVPEADDILASRGVTVVPDVICNAGGVTVSYFEWVQDFASYFWTEDEINDRLAKILRGALRHIWETAERRGVSLRTAAFIVACERVLTAHMERGLYP, from the coding sequence GTGACCGACGATCGCGCATCGGCTTTTCGCAGCGGCATATCCTACGTCCATCCCGAACCTGCCGGCCCCTGGGGAACCTTCCTCGAACAGATCGAACGCGTGACCCCTCATCTGGGGGCGCTTGCGAAAATGGCGGAAACCCTGCGCCGCCCGAAACGAACGCTGATCGTCGATGTTCCCATTGAAATGGACGACGGCTCGATCGGCCATTTCGAAGGCTTCCGCATCCAGCACAATCTGGCGCGAGGCCCGGGAAAGGGCGGCGTGCGCTTTCATCCGGGCGTCACGCTCGAAGAAGTCATGGCGCTCGCGGGCTGGATGACGATCAAGAACGCCGCGGTCAATCTGCCTTTCGGCGGCGCCAAGGGCGGCGTCCGGCTCGACCCCAAAAAGCTGTCGCGGAAGGAAATCGAGCACGTCACGCGGCGCTATACCAGCGAAATCGGCGGGATCATCGGGCCGCAGCAGGATATTCCGGCGCCGGACGTCAATACCGACGCCCAGATCATGGCGTGGATGATGGACACCTACGCCATGAACACCGGGCTGGCGAGCACGGGCGTCGTCACCGGAAAGCCGATCAATCTCGGCGGCTCCCTCGGCCGGGCCCCGGCGACCGGACGCGGCGTGTTCGTGATCGGTCGCGACGCCATAAGACGCCTGAACATGGCGATGGAAGGCGCGCGCATCGCCATCCAGGGTTTCGGCAATGTCGGCGCGACCACCGCCGAGCTTTTCGCCGAGGCCCGAGCGAAGATCGTCGCGGTTCAGGATTCGCGCGGCGCCGTCGCCAATCCGTCCGGCCTGCCCGTAGCCGAGCTTGTCGCGCACGCCCGGAAAAACAGCGGAGTGGCGCATTTCCCCCATGGCGAAACCATCGACCGCGAGGCGTTCTGGGACATACCCTGCGACGTCCTCATTCCGGCGGCGCTGGAGGGCCAGCTGACCGCTGCGCGCGCCAACCGGATCAAGGCCCGGCTCGTGCTCGAAGGCGCCAACGGCCCGACCGTGCCCGAGGCGGACGACATTCTGGCCTCGCGCGGCGTCACCGTGGTGCCCGACGTCATCTGCAACGCCGGCGGCGTAACCGTCAGCTATTTCGAATGGGTTCAGGATTTCGCCAGCTATTTCTGGACGGAAGATGAAATCAACGACCGGCTCGCCAAAATCCTGCGCGGCGCGCTGCGCCATATCTGGGAGACCGCTGAGCGGCGGGGTGTCTCCCTGCGCACGGCGGCTTTCATCGTCGCTTGCGAACGCGTGCTGACCGCCCATATGGAGCGAGGCCTTTATCCCTGA
- a CDS encoding NAD(P)-dependent oxidoreductase, with product MDIGFIGLGQMGSAIAHNLVKAGHSVAVWNRSPEKTKALVEAGARKAETPAEAAGGKVVVTMLAHDAAVERVVFGEDGVLASPARPIHVSMSTIGIGLAERLTMAHAGAGGGFVSAPVFGRPNAAEAGKLFVVAAGAAEALAVCAPLFAAVGQRTFTVGEDPKAANVIKLCGNYMIMAAIESLAEAMTLAAKNGVDKASLLEVLTSTLFSAPVFKTYGEILVHEQFKPAGFAAPLGLKDMNLVDAAALNAKASMPVLAVLRSQLVTAIARHGEEVDWSAIAKVVDENSGV from the coding sequence ATGGACATCGGGTTCATTGGACTGGGGCAAATGGGAAGCGCCATCGCCCATAATCTGGTGAAGGCGGGGCATAGCGTCGCCGTCTGGAACCGCAGTCCCGAAAAAACCAAGGCACTGGTAGAGGCGGGCGCGCGAAAAGCGGAAACGCCAGCCGAGGCCGCGGGCGGCAAGGTTGTCGTCACCATGCTGGCGCATGACGCGGCGGTCGAGCGCGTCGTCTTCGGCGAGGACGGCGTCCTCGCTTCTCCGGCGCGGCCGATCCATGTCTCGATGAGCACCATCGGCATTGGGCTCGCCGAGCGCCTGACCATGGCGCATGCCGGAGCCGGCGGCGGCTTTGTCTCGGCGCCCGTATTCGGCCGGCCCAACGCCGCCGAGGCCGGCAAACTCTTCGTGGTCGCCGCCGGCGCCGCCGAGGCGCTCGCCGTCTGCGCCCCGCTGTTCGCGGCGGTCGGCCAGCGCACATTCACCGTGGGCGAAGATCCCAAGGCGGCGAATGTGATCAAGTTGTGCGGCAATTACATGATCATGGCCGCCATCGAATCACTGGCGGAGGCCATGACTCTCGCCGCCAAGAACGGGGTGGACAAGGCGAGCCTGCTCGAAGTCCTGACCAGCACTTTGTTCAGCGCCCCTGTTTTCAAGACCTATGGCGAGATTTTGGTCCACGAGCAATTCAAGCCGGCGGGTTTCGCGGCGCCGCTCGGCCTCAAGGACATGAACCTCGTCGACGCCGCCGCCTTGAACGCGAAGGCCTCCATGCCCGTCCTCGCCGTCCTGCGCAGCCAGCTCGTGACGGCCATCGCGCGTCACGGCGAGGAAGTCGATTGGTCGGCCATCGCCAAGGTCGTGGACGAAAACAGCGGCGTTTGA
- a CDS encoding FAD-dependent oxidoreductase, producing the protein MRIRIIGAGAAGLTAAYELVTRAQASGRDLALQIVEKNLGPGQGCSFHAGGMIAPWCEAESTEPIVASLGAEALEFWTRAAPLAERRGSLVVAPERDRAELVQFSRRTSHFTTLDRAGLAALEPDLAGNFSGALYFEEEAHLDPRAALAFLAKTLAAEPNVIFDYGVDATTLPDDCDWTLDCRGYAAKPDLAGLRGVKGEMMVLRSADIKLARPVRMLHPRHPVYVVPRADGTFMVGATMIENEERARVTARSLVELVNSAFAIHPAFGEAEVVETGSDLRPSFWDNLPRIRREGRKLYLNGLYRHGFLLSPALARRAAQIVLEDAHFPEVMDEDRGQWRDARRARA; encoded by the coding sequence ATGCGCATCCGCATCATCGGCGCCGGCGCGGCGGGGCTGACCGCCGCTTACGAGCTTGTCACCCGCGCCCAAGCGTCGGGCCGCGATCTCGCACTGCAAATCGTCGAGAAAAACCTTGGCCCGGGCCAGGGCTGCTCCTTCCACGCCGGCGGCATGATCGCGCCCTGGTGCGAGGCCGAATCGACCGAGCCGATCGTCGCAAGCCTTGGCGCCGAGGCGCTGGAATTCTGGACCAGAGCGGCGCCGCTCGCCGAAAGGCGCGGAAGTCTCGTCGTGGCCCCGGAGCGTGATCGCGCCGAACTGGTCCAGTTCTCGCGCCGCACCTCGCATTTCACCACCCTCGATCGCGCCGGCCTCGCCGCGCTGGAGCCCGACCTCGCCGGCAATTTCTCGGGCGCGCTCTATTTCGAGGAGGAGGCCCATCTCGATCCGCGCGCGGCGCTGGCTTTTCTGGCGAAAACGCTCGCCGCCGAGCCCAACGTGATTTTCGATTACGGCGTGGACGCCACGACCCTTCCCGACGATTGCGACTGGACGCTGGATTGCCGCGGCTATGCCGCCAAGCCCGATCTCGCGGGCTTGCGCGGCGTGAAGGGCGAGATGATGGTCCTGCGCTCGGCCGACATTAAACTCGCCCGGCCGGTCCGCATGCTCCATCCCCGCCATCCCGTCTATGTCGTGCCGCGCGCCGACGGAACCTTCATGGTTGGCGCCACCATGATCGAGAACGAGGAGCGGGCGCGGGTCACCGCGCGCTCGCTGGTCGAACTGGTCAATTCGGCTTTCGCGATCCATCCGGCTTTCGGCGAGGCCGAAGTGGTCGAAACCGGCTCCGACCTGCGGCCGAGCTTCTGGGACAATCTGCCGCGCATCCGCCGCGAAGGCCGCAAGCTTTATCTCAACGGACTCTACCGCCACGGCTTCCTTCTGTCGCCGGCCCTGGCCCGCCGCGCCGCGCAAATCGTGCTGGAAGACGCCCATTTCCCGGAGGTCATGGATGAAGATCGTGGTCAATGGCGAGACGCGCGACGTGCGCGCGCCTGA
- a CDS encoding thiamine phosphate synthase — protein sequence MSLDPFYLIVDHVDWLRRLLPCGVKLAQLRVKNAAEDDLRAQIIAARDLCRYFGAQLIVNDYWRLALELGCDFVHLGQEDLIDADLAAIRRGGLKLGVSTHDDAELAKALAARPDYVALGPIFPTLLKKMPWAPQGLEKIGRWKQKIGALPLVAIGGLTPERAVSALSAGAQSAAVVTDITLNPDPEARARQWVATTRAFV from the coding sequence ATGAGCCTCGACCCGTTCTACCTCATCGTCGATCATGTCGATTGGCTCCGGCGCCTGCTGCCCTGCGGCGTCAAACTGGCCCAGCTTCGGGTGAAAAACGCCGCCGAGGACGATTTGCGCGCCCAGATCATCGCCGCGCGCGACCTCTGCCGCTATTTTGGCGCGCAACTGATCGTCAATGATTACTGGCGCCTCGCGCTCGAGTTGGGCTGCGATTTCGTCCACCTCGGCCAGGAAGACCTGATCGACGCCGACCTCGCCGCCATTCGGCGCGGCGGGCTGAAACTGGGCGTCTCGACCCATGACGACGCCGAACTGGCGAAAGCGCTCGCCGCCAGGCCCGATTATGTCGCGCTCGGGCCGATCTTCCCGACCCTGCTGAAGAAAATGCCCTGGGCGCCGCAGGGCCTAGAAAAAATCGGGCGGTGGAAGCAGAAAATCGGCGCTTTGCCTCTCGTCGCCATCGGCGGCCTGACGCCGGAACGCGCCGTGAGCGCCTTGAGCGCCGGCGCCCAAAGCGCGGCGGTCGTCACCGACATCACGCTCAATCCAGACCCGGAAGCGCGCGCCCGGCAATGGGTCGCGACGACGCGGGCCTTTGTTTGA
- a CDS encoding thiazole synthase has protein sequence MSDLLCFYDVELKSRLLVGTAQYPSPAILADSLLASRTEIVTVSLRREAGGARAGESFWSMIRSLGLRVLPNTAGCRTVKEAVTTAQMARELFATNWIKLEVIGDEDLLAPEVFGLVEAARILSDEGFAVFPYTTDDLGVAEKLLDAGCKVLMPWGAPIGSGKGLNNIFALRAMRAHFPDTPLVVDAGLGAPSQAAHAFELGYDAVLLNTAIARAGDPVAMARAFAAASEAGRAAFLASPIEPRDMAAPSTPVLGRAFS, from the coding sequence ATGAGCGACCTTCTTTGTTTTTACGATGTCGAGTTGAAATCGCGCCTGCTGGTCGGGACGGCGCAATATCCCTCGCCCGCCATTCTCGCCGACTCTCTTTTGGCCTCGCGCACGGAAATCGTCACCGTGTCGCTGCGGCGCGAGGCGGGGGGCGCGCGTGCGGGCGAAAGCTTCTGGAGCATGATCCGCTCGCTCGGCCTGCGCGTGCTGCCCAACACTGCCGGTTGCCGCACGGTGAAGGAGGCGGTGACGACCGCGCAGATGGCGCGCGAATTGTTCGCCACCAACTGGATCAAGCTTGAGGTGATTGGCGACGAGGACCTGCTCGCGCCCGAGGTTTTCGGTCTGGTCGAGGCCGCGCGCATCCTTTCCGACGAAGGTTTCGCCGTCTTTCCCTATACGACCGACGATCTCGGGGTGGCGGAAAAACTGCTCGACGCCGGCTGCAAGGTGCTGATGCCCTGGGGCGCGCCGATCGGTTCCGGCAAGGGACTCAACAATATCTTCGCTCTGCGCGCGATGCGGGCCCATTTCCCGGATACGCCGCTGGTGGTGGACGCCGGGCTCGGCGCGCCGTCGCAGGCGGCTCACGCCTTCGAGCTTGGCTATGACGCCGTGCTGCTCAACACCGCGATCGCGCGGGCCGGCGATCCGGTCGCTATGGCGCGCGCCTTCGCCGCCGCCAGCGAGGCGGGCCGGGCGGCCTTCCTCGCCTCGCCGATCGAACCGCGCGACATGGCCGCGCCCTCGACTCCGGTGCTGGGCCGTGCCTTTTCATGA
- a CDS encoding arylsulfatase: protein MSWKTATLGAAIGAAVCVSPAAAENATKQPNFVIIWGDDIGQSDISAYSHGVMGFHTPNIDRIAKEGVMFTDYYGEQSCTAGRASFLTGQSGLRTGLTKVGLPGATLGLQKEDPTIAELLKPLGYATGQFGKNHLGDRNEFLPTVHGFDEFYGNLYHLNAEEEPELPDYPKNPAFRAKYGPRGVLDCKASDKDDPTVDPRFGPVGKQVCKDTGPLTKARMVTIDDDIANRAVDFIKREHEAGKPFFVWVNFTHMHFRTHTKPESIGQAGRWQSPYHDTMIDHDKNVGEILKALDDLGLDDNTFVMYSTDNGPHMNSWPDAAMTPFRNEKNSNWEGAYRVPAMFRWPGHIKPDTVSNGIVSHLDMFPTILAMAGEPEVAEDLRNDKKVGDMTYKVHLDGYDLVPYLTGKTDKDPRESFFYVNDDQQLVGLRYDNWKLVFMKQDAPGTLKVWANPFTTLRVPEIYNLRTDPYERATITSNTYYDWLLDHAFLLVPAQDYVGKFLLTLKDYPPRQKAASFNMNEVMDKLKQPGGAPD from the coding sequence ATGAGTTGGAAGACAGCCACGTTGGGCGCGGCGATTGGCGCGGCGGTATGCGTTTCGCCGGCGGCGGCCGAGAATGCGACAAAGCAGCCCAACTTCGTCATCATATGGGGCGACGACATCGGCCAATCGGACATCAGCGCTTATTCCCACGGCGTGATGGGCTTCCATACGCCGAATATCGACCGCATCGCTAAGGAAGGCGTGATGTTCACCGATTATTACGGCGAACAGAGCTGCACGGCCGGCCGCGCGTCCTTCCTCACCGGCCAGTCCGGCCTGCGCACCGGCCTCACCAAGGTCGGCCTGCCGGGCGCCACGCTCGGCCTGCAAAAGGAAGACCCGACGATCGCGGAGCTGCTGAAGCCGCTCGGCTACGCCACCGGGCAGTTCGGCAAAAACCATCTCGGCGACCGCAACGAGTTCCTGCCGACGGTCCATGGCTTCGACGAATTTTACGGCAATCTCTACCATCTGAACGCCGAGGAAGAACCGGAGCTGCCGGATTATCCGAAAAATCCCGCTTTCCGCGCCAAATACGGGCCGCGCGGCGTGCTCGACTGCAAGGCGTCGGATAAGGACGACCCGACGGTCGATCCGCGTTTTGGCCCGGTCGGCAAGCAGGTCTGCAAGGACACCGGCCCGCTCACCAAGGCGCGGATGGTGACCATCGACGACGACATCGCCAATCGCGCGGTCGATTTCATCAAGCGGGAGCATGAGGCCGGCAAGCCGTTCTTCGTCTGGGTGAACTTCACCCACATGCATTTCCGCACCCATACCAAGCCGGAGAGCATCGGCCAGGCCGGGCGCTGGCAGAGCCCCTATCACGACACGATGATCGACCACGACAAGAACGTCGGCGAAATCCTGAAGGCGCTCGACGATCTGGGCCTCGACGACAATACCTTCGTCATGTATTCGACCGACAACGGCCCGCATATGAACTCGTGGCCGGATGCGGCGATGACGCCGTTCCGCAATGAGAAGAACTCGAACTGGGAAGGCGCCTATCGCGTCCCCGCCATGTTCCGCTGGCCGGGGCACATCAAGCCGGACACGGTGTCGAACGGCATCGTCTCGCATCTCGACATGTTTCCGACGATTCTGGCGATGGCGGGCGAACCGGAAGTCGCCGAAGACCTGCGCAATGACAAGAAGGTCGGCGATATGACCTACAAGGTCCATCTCGACGGCTATGATCTCGTTCCCTACCTGACCGGGAAGACGGACAAGGACCCGCGCGAGTCGTTCTTCTACGTCAACGACGACCAGCAGCTCGTCGGCCTGCGCTACGACAACTGGAAGCTGGTGTTCATGAAACAGGACGCGCCCGGCACCCTCAAGGTCTGGGCCAATCCTTTCACGACGCTGCGCGTTCCGGAAATCTACAATCTGCGGACCGATCCCTACGAGCGCGCGACGATCACCTCGAACACCTATTACGACTGGCTGCTCGACCACGCCTTCCTGCTCGTGCCGGCGCAGGATTACGTCGGCAAGTTCCTGTTGACCTTGAAAGACTACCCGCCGCGCCAGAAGGCGGCGAGCTTCAACATGAATGAAGTGATGGACAAGCTGAAACAGCCCGGCGGCGCGCCGGACTGA
- a CDS encoding bifunctional 5,10-methylenetetrahydrofolate dehydrogenase/5,10-methenyltetrahydrofolate cyclohydrolase: MTQTIIKPSAGKALLIDGKAASTAVLERVAREAEGMKIKPGLAVVLVGEDPASQVYVRNKGRAAQSCGFHSVQHDLPATTGESELIGLIGRLNADPAIHGILVQLPLPAGIDSTKVLETISPDKDVDGFHPVNVGLLATGLVERALAPCTPAGAMLLIEEAAKALQRDISGAEAVVVGRSNIVGKPMAQMLLAKNATVTIAHSRTRDLPGVARRADILIAAVGRPEMIRGDWIKPGALVIDVGINRVPGAEPGKTRLVGDVAFAEALEVAGAITPVPGGVGPMTIAMLMANTLRAAKRGAA, encoded by the coding sequence ATGACCCAGACAATCATAAAACCCTCGGCCGGAAAGGCGCTGCTGATCGACGGCAAGGCCGCCTCCACCGCCGTGCTGGAGCGCGTCGCCCGCGAGGCCGAAGGCATGAAGATCAAGCCCGGTCTCGCGGTCGTTCTGGTCGGCGAGGACCCGGCGAGCCAGGTCTATGTCAGGAACAAGGGCAGGGCGGCGCAATCCTGCGGCTTCCATTCCGTGCAGCACGATCTTCCGGCGACGACCGGCGAATCGGAGCTGATCGGCCTGATCGGCAGGCTCAACGCAGACCCCGCCATCCACGGCATTCTCGTGCAACTGCCGCTTCCCGCCGGAATCGATTCGACGAAAGTGCTCGAAACCATCTCGCCCGACAAGGACGTCGACGGTTTCCATCCGGTCAATGTCGGCCTGCTGGCGACGGGCCTCGTCGAGCGGGCTTTGGCGCCCTGCACCCCGGCCGGGGCCATGCTGCTGATCGAGGAGGCGGCGAAAGCGCTTCAGCGCGACATTTCGGGAGCGGAAGCGGTCGTTGTCGGCCGCTCCAACATCGTCGGCAAGCCGATGGCGCAAATGCTGCTGGCGAAAAACGCGACCGTCACCATCGCCCATTCGCGCACCCGCGATCTGCCCGGCGTCGCGCGCCGCGCCGACATTCTGATCGCCGCCGTCGGTCGCCCGGAAATGATCCGCGGCGACTGGATCAAGCCGGGCGCTTTGGTGATCGACGTCGGAATCAACCGCGTTCCCGGCGCCGAGCCCGGCAAGACGCGGCTGGTCGGCGACGTCGCGTTCGCCGAGGCGCTCGAAGTCGCCGGCGCGATCACGCCGGTCCCCGGCGGCGTCGGCCCCATGACCATCGCCATGCTGATGGCGAACACCCTGCGGGCGGCGAAACGCGGCGCGGCCTGA
- a CDS encoding efflux RND transporter periplasmic adaptor subunit yields the protein MIKRMVIMLAAVAVVFGLIFGFLSFKRRMIAGAIAAMKNPAQTVSTTTAQAEDWQTRLRAVGSARAVNGADVSAQVAGIVSAIHFKSGTDVKAGDLLLELVSTADFAHLDALKAAAHLAQLNYDRDSKLNSMAVSRQAVDTDLATLQSDQAQVAEQQAQIEYKKVRAPFSGRLGIRQVDLGQYIAAGAPIVTLQQIKPIYVDFHVPQQALASIAVGQEVNVTVDAFPGENFAGRISSISSRIEKATRTVETRAVLANADEKLRSGMFVNVEIVVGSPKRYVTLPETAIAYNSYGDIVYLVERRGDELIAHQTFVKTGPTRGDQVAVIQGVKPGDVVVTAGQFKLRNGSKVKIDNQIQPPSDAHPKLSED from the coding sequence ATGATCAAACGCATGGTTATTATGCTTGCGGCCGTCGCGGTCGTGTTCGGATTGATTTTCGGCTTTCTTTCGTTCAAGCGTCGCATGATCGCCGGGGCGATCGCGGCGATGAAAAATCCGGCGCAAACCGTATCCACGACGACGGCTCAAGCCGAGGACTGGCAGACCCGGCTGCGCGCGGTCGGCAGCGCGCGGGCAGTCAATGGTGCGGATGTGAGCGCGCAGGTCGCCGGCATCGTGTCCGCGATCCATTTCAAGTCGGGAACGGACGTCAAGGCGGGCGATCTCCTCCTGGAGCTCGTCTCCACGGCGGACTTCGCCCATCTCGACGCCTTGAAGGCGGCGGCCCACCTGGCCCAGCTCAATTATGACCGCGACAGCAAGCTGAACTCCATGGCGGTCAGCCGGCAAGCAGTCGATACGGATCTGGCGACGCTTCAGAGCGATCAGGCTCAGGTCGCGGAGCAGCAGGCCCAGATCGAATACAAAAAGGTCCGCGCGCCGTTCTCCGGGCGGCTCGGCATACGTCAGGTCGATCTCGGCCAATATATCGCCGCGGGCGCGCCGATCGTGACGCTGCAGCAGATCAAGCCGATCTATGTCGATTTCCATGTGCCCCAGCAGGCGCTCGCGAGCATTGCCGTCGGCCAGGAGGTGAATGTGACGGTGGACGCCTTCCCCGGCGAAAATTTCGCCGGCAGGATTTCCTCCATCAGTTCGCGGATCGAAAAGGCCACCCGCACCGTCGAGACGCGCGCCGTGCTGGCCAATGCCGACGAGAAGCTGCGCTCAGGCATGTTCGTCAATGTGGAGATCGTGGTCGGGTCGCCGAAGCGTTACGTCACGCTGCCGGAAACGGCGATCGCCTATAATTCATACGGCGACATCGTCTATCTCGTGGAGCGGCGGGGCGACGAGCTCATCGCCCATCAGACCTTCGTCAAGACCGGCCCTACCCGGGGCGATCAGGTCGCCGTGATCCAGGGCGTCAAGCCGGGCGACGTCGTGGTGACGGCGGGGCAGTTCAAGCTCCGCAACGGGTCGAAGGTGAAGATCGACAATCAGATTCAGCCGCCCAGCGACGCCCATCCCAAATTGTCCGAGGATTAG
- a CDS encoding MFS transporter — MHDRSLLTRPGSARRNVLLFLIGRGLVAFASQMLAVALGWQVYASTGSALTLGFVGLAQFLPLLVLLRWSGAVADHFDRRKVASFAALGQAAASLAIFAVAAKGAPVWMLYPALFALGSARAFAGPANSALLPEIVDTETFPRAVAMSTTVFQMATIAGPALGGLLFAAFGLKIFPFCAALALGAAPAVWAIRRPEGAGTRPELDPAQRDALAGLRYIWSNKVVLGAISLDLFAVLFGGATALLPIFAHDILHVGPQGLGILRAAPAAGAVVVSLVLTTFPLRRGAGRKMFVAVAGYALATVVFALSTSFQLSLAAMAALGAFDVVSMVVRQTLIQLATPNEMRGRVSAVNFVFIGASNQLGEFESGVAAAIIGPVGAALFGGCAALVVAAVWAAMFPQLRKADAIGG; from the coding sequence ATGCATGATCGCTCCCTTCTGACCCGGCCCGGAAGCGCCCGGCGCAATGTCCTGCTTTTCCTGATCGGCCGGGGGCTGGTCGCTTTCGCGTCGCAGATGCTCGCGGTCGCCCTGGGCTGGCAGGTCTACGCCTCGACCGGCAGCGCCCTGACGCTTGGCTTCGTCGGGCTGGCCCAATTCCTGCCGCTTCTGGTCCTGCTGCGCTGGAGCGGCGCGGTCGCGGACCATTTCGACCGCCGCAAGGTCGCAAGTTTCGCCGCGCTCGGCCAGGCGGCCGCCTCGTTGGCAATCTTCGCCGTCGCCGCGAAGGGCGCGCCGGTCTGGATGCTCTATCCGGCGCTGTTCGCGCTCGGCTCGGCGCGGGCTTTCGCCGGCCCGGCCAATTCCGCGCTCCTGCCTGAGATCGTCGATACGGAGACCTTTCCGCGCGCCGTCGCCATGTCCACCACGGTGTTCCAGATGGCGACCATCGCCGGCCCGGCGCTCGGCGGCCTGCTGTTCGCGGCGTTTGGGCTTAAAATCTTCCCGTTCTGCGCGGCGCTCGCCCTCGGCGCCGCGCCAGCCGTGTGGGCGATCCGGCGTCCAGAGGGCGCGGGCACGCGCCCCGAGCTCGACCCGGCGCAACGCGACGCATTGGCGGGGCTTCGCTATATCTGGTCGAACAAGGTCGTCCTGGGCGCGATCTCGCTCGACCTGTTCGCGGTGCTGTTCGGTGGCGCGACGGCCCTGCTGCCGATCTTTGCGCATGACATTCTCCATGTCGGACCACAGGGCCTCGGCATTTTGCGCGCGGCGCCGGCGGCGGGCGCCGTCGTCGTCAGCCTGGTTCTGACGACCTTCCCGCTGCGCCGCGGCGCGGGACGGAAAATGTTCGTCGCCGTCGCCGGTTATGCGCTGGCGACCGTGGTTTTCGCTTTGTCGACGTCCTTTCAGCTGTCGCTCGCCGCCATGGCGGCGCTCGGCGCCTTCGACGTGGTGAGCATGGTGGTGCGCCAGACCCTGATCCAGCTCGCCACGCCCAATGAGATGCGCGGGCGGGTGTCGGCGGTCAATTTCGTGTTCATCGGGGCGTCAAATCAGCTCGGAGAGTTCGAATCGGGCGTCGCCGCCGCGATCATCGGGCCGGTCGGCGCGGCTTTGTTCGGCGGCTGCGCCGCGCTGGTCGTGGCCGCGGTCTGGGCGGCCATGTTCCCGCAATTGCGCAAGGCGGACGCGATCGGGGGTTAA